The DNA region CGGGTGCGGGTACGGGCGGCCGGGCGCGCTCCGGCCCCGATGCCGCGCGGGACCCTTCCGCCGCCCGCACCCTGGGCCGCGATCGTGCGCCGACCGTGGTCCCCTGCGTCCCGTGCCCGCCGGTTGGGCGGTGGCCGAGAACACAGGGTGCCGGAGGCGGGCAACGCAGGTACTGTCGGGCGCATGGTCACGCGGATTCGATCGACGGCGCTGCTGGTGTGCGCGCTCGTGGTCTCCGCGTGGGCGGTGCTGTATCTGGGTGCCGCACATCCTGATTCGCTGATCGTGCTCGGCGCGGTGGCGCTGGTCGCGGTGACGGCGGCCGTGCTGTCGGCGCGCGGGCCGTTGCTGGTCGTCGCCGGGCACGCGGGTCCGCCGGAATCGGCGGCGCGACGGCGGCGGGGTGCGTTCCTGCGGCAGAGCAATCCGGACGCGGCGGGGCGGCCGCGGCCGCGAGCGCCGGGAGTCCTCGCGGCCTGACAGCGTCTTCCATCTTCGCCCTCGCTGTCGGGTTCTTCGCCATCCCGAATTCCCTTCGCCCGCACGCGTGTGCGGGCGCATGCGCAGCGAGGTGCTCCCGTGCTCGATTTCATCTATTACCCCGTGTCCGCCGTCCTGTGGCTGTGGCACACCGCCTTCGCGTCGGTGCTCGGCGCCACCAGTGGCCTGGCCTGGGTGCTGGCCATCGTGTTCCTGGTGCTCACCTTGCGGGCGCTGCTGATCAAGCCGTTCATGGCGCAGCTGCGGTTCTCCCGCGCGCTGGCCGAGATGCAGCCGCAGATCCAGGAGATCAAGCGCAAACACGCGGGCGACCGCGAGAAGCAGGCCCAGGCCATGCAGGAGTTGCAGAAGGAGTCCGGGGTCAACGTGCTGACCGGGTTCCTGCCGATCATCGGCCAGACGCTGGTGTTCATCGGCCTCTACCACGTGCTGCGGTCCTTCCAGGCCGGTCACACCGAGAACTACGTGTTCGGCGCGGGCCAGGTCCAGTCCTTCCTGGACGCGAAGCTGTTCGGCGCGCCGCTGGCGGCCACGCTCTCGGGCGCCGGGTCGTCCTTCGGAACCATTGCCGCGGTGGCGATTCCGCTCATGGTGATCGCCGCGGTGGCCACCCACTTCACCGCCCGCGCCGCGGTGGCCCGGCAGCCCGCGCCGGCCGAGGGTGCGGCGGGCTCGCAGGCGCGCATCATGAACACGCTCTCGCAGTGGGTGTTCCCGGCCGGCGTGCTGATGTTCGGACCGGTCATGCCGATCGCGATCCTGCTGTACTTCGTCACCCAGAATGCCTGGACATTTGCCCAGCAACACGTGGTGGCGACCCGCTTCAGCGGGGACCCGGTCGCGAAGTAGCGGGGCGTTCGATCGCCCATGGGCGGTGCGCGGAATAAGCGGTGGCGGTGACCGGATAGTCTGGTAGCTGGTCGCAAGCGGTTTCGGCTGCGTCGCGAACCCCTCGAATCAGCACAGACAAGGACTGCACAGCGCTATGACCAGCCGCATCGAGCTCGCCCGCGTCGACCTGCGCGGACGTACTCCCACTGCTGCCGAACTGCGCGCGGCACTGCCGCGTGGAGGCGTCGACGTGGACTCGGTGCTGCATCATGTGCGACCGGTCGTGGAGGCCATCCGCGATCGGGGCGTGGCGGCCGCGCTGGAATTCAGCGCGAAGTTCGACGGCGTGACCCCCGCCTCGGTGCGGGTGCCCGCCGCCGAACTGGACAAGGCCCTCGCCGAGCTGGATCCCGCCGTGCGCGCGGCCCTCGAGGTCGCCATCGAACGCACCCGCAAGGTCCACAACGATCAGCGGCGCAGCGACAAGACCACCCAGGTGGTGCCCGGCGGCACCGTCACCGAGCGCTGGGTGCCGGTCGAGCGGGTCGGCCTGTACGTTCCGGGCGGCAATGCCGTCTACCCGTCCTCGGTCGTCATGAACGTGGTCCCGGCGCAGGCCGCGGGCGTGGAATCGCTGGTCGTGGCCTCCCCGCCGCAGGCGCAGTTCGGCGGCCTGCCGCACCCGACCATCCTGGCCGCCGCCCAGCTGCTCGGCGTCACCGAGGTGTGGGCGGTCGGCGGCGCGCAGGCCGTGGCGCTGCTGTCCTACGGCGGCATCGACACCGACGGCGCCCAGCTGGAACCGGTCGACCTGATCACCGGCCCGGGCAATATCTACGTGACCGCCGCCAAACGGCTGTGCCGCGGCCTGGTCGGCATCGACGCCGAGGCCGGTCCCACCGAGATCGCCATCCTCGCCGACGCCACCGCCGACCCGGTGCACGTCGCCGCCGACCTCATCTCGCAGGCCGAGCACGACGTGCTCGCCGCCAGCGTTCTGGTCACCGACAGCGTCGAACTCGCCGACGCCGTGGACGCGGCGCTCACCGCCCAGATGGCCGTGGTCAAGCACCACGACCGGGTCGCGGAAGCGCTGTCGGGCAAGCAGTCCGGCACCGTGCTGGTCGACGACATCGA from Nocardia tengchongensis includes:
- a CDS encoding DUF6412 domain-containing protein — translated: MVTRIRSTALLVCALVVSAWAVLYLGAAHPDSLIVLGAVALVAVTAAVLSARGPLLVVAGHAGPPESAARRRRGAFLRQSNPDAAGRPRPRAPGVLAA
- the yidC gene encoding membrane protein insertase YidC, translating into MLDFIYYPVSAVLWLWHTAFASVLGATSGLAWVLAIVFLVLTLRALLIKPFMAQLRFSRALAEMQPQIQEIKRKHAGDREKQAQAMQELQKESGVNVLTGFLPIIGQTLVFIGLYHVLRSFQAGHTENYVFGAGQVQSFLDAKLFGAPLAATLSGAGSSFGTIAAVAIPLMVIAAVATHFTARAAVARQPAPAEGAAGSQARIMNTLSQWVFPAGVLMFGPVMPIAILLYFVTQNAWTFAQQHVVATRFSGDPVAK
- the hisD gene encoding histidinol dehydrogenase — translated: MTSRIELARVDLRGRTPTAAELRAALPRGGVDVDSVLHHVRPVVEAIRDRGVAAALEFSAKFDGVTPASVRVPAAELDKALAELDPAVRAALEVAIERTRKVHNDQRRSDKTTQVVPGGTVTERWVPVERVGLYVPGGNAVYPSSVVMNVVPAQAAGVESLVVASPPQAQFGGLPHPTILAAAQLLGVTEVWAVGGAQAVALLSYGGIDTDGAQLEPVDLITGPGNIYVTAAKRLCRGLVGIDAEAGPTEIAILADATADPVHVAADLISQAEHDVLAASVLVTDSVELADAVDAALTAQMAVVKHHDRVAEALSGKQSGTVLVDDIEQGLRVVNAYAAEHLEIQTVDAAGVAARVRSAGAIFVGAWSPVSLGDYCAGSNHVLPTAGCARHSSGLSVQTFLRGIHVVEYSEAALKDVSGHVVALANAEDLPAHGQAVQARFGELR